The proteins below are encoded in one region of Chloroflexi bacterium ADurb.Bin180:
- a CDS encoding Thioredoxin has translation MARTGESSSWTPSGPACLVRVARACLITVLCAALTACVACNRALSAETESSVGSTVTPLLSATKDPRCEECLQLHAAQRTAIALSGTPAPTATSFPEPGMSSTNDPLPELAQDQFGWAVRNHQPAIVLFWEPQCDVCEAMRSLLESMRDGFSRVLFLEIRVDQPSGADVARQAGVESVPAWFFLTDKGRGTLVSGRLSEEQLRLELERLLP, from the coding sequence TTGGCCCGCACCGGTGAGTCCTCGAGTTGGACGCCGTCAGGCCCTGCGTGCCTGGTTCGAGTGGCCAGAGCATGCCTGATCACTGTTCTTTGCGCTGCCCTCACCGCGTGCGTCGCATGCAATCGAGCTTTGAGCGCTGAGACGGAATCCTCCGTCGGGTCGACGGTTACTCCGCTGCTGAGCGCCACGAAGGATCCCCGCTGTGAGGAATGCCTGCAGCTCCACGCGGCACAGAGAACGGCCATTGCATTGAGCGGCACCCCCGCGCCCACTGCAACGAGCTTCCCCGAGCCCGGTATGTCCTCGACCAACGATCCTCTCCCCGAACTGGCGCAGGATCAGTTCGGGTGGGCAGTGCGGAATCACCAGCCGGCCATCGTACTGTTCTGGGAGCCTCAGTGTGATGTCTGCGAGGCGATGCGGTCGTTGCTCGAGTCAATGAGAGACGGCTTTTCCCGGGTGCTCTTTCTCGAGATTCGGGTTGACCAACCAAGCGGAGCTGATGTGGCTCGCCAGGCAGGCGTAGAATCGGTGCCGGCGTGGTTCTTCCTCACTGACAAGGGCCGTGGCACGCTGGTGTCTGGCCGCCTCAGCGAAGAGCAGTTGCGCCTGGAATTGGAGAGGCTGCTTCCGTAG
- the lptB gene encoding Lipopolysaccharide export system ATP-binding protein LptB yields MTTCPPTGPVVLQINRLCKNFGGQVTSQGIEGGLWAVRDFDLTVHEGELAGLIGPNGAGKTTVFNMISALISTTSGQIAFYGKNLVGLPPHAITQLGIGRTFQNIRIFPRLTVLDNVCIALHPHAGYGVGAAVWQGSGFDRKESALIETAQELLGIFNLQDKQDEIASNLPYGEQRRVEMARALAARPKLLLLDEPAAGMNPAEVRTLMESIHFIHDQFKLTILLIEHQMRVVMGICEQITVMDFGQVIARGNADQVASNPRVIEAYLGKQGGKPGRRD; encoded by the coding sequence ATGACCACCTGTCCGCCAACCGGGCCGGTAGTACTGCAAATCAACAGGCTGTGCAAGAACTTTGGCGGCCAGGTCACTTCTCAGGGCATTGAGGGTGGTCTGTGGGCCGTCAGGGATTTCGACCTCACAGTACACGAGGGGGAGCTGGCAGGGTTGATCGGTCCTAACGGCGCTGGAAAAACCACCGTGTTCAATATGATCAGCGCCCTGATCTCCACTACCTCGGGTCAGATCGCCTTCTACGGCAAGAACCTCGTCGGCCTGCCGCCGCACGCAATTACGCAGCTTGGTATTGGCCGCACCTTTCAGAACATTCGCATCTTCCCGAGGCTCACCGTCCTCGATAATGTATGCATTGCTCTCCATCCACACGCGGGTTATGGCGTGGGCGCGGCTGTGTGGCAGGGCAGCGGGTTTGACAGAAAGGAAAGCGCTCTCATCGAGACGGCGCAAGAGTTGCTGGGCATTTTCAACCTGCAGGACAAACAGGATGAGATCGCCAGCAACCTCCCGTACGGTGAACAGCGTCGGGTCGAGATGGCGCGTGCCCTGGCGGCCCGGCCCAAGCTGCTGCTTCTTGATGAGCCGGCTGCCGGCATGAACCCTGCAGAAGTGCGGACGCTGATGGAGTCCATCCATTTCATACACGATCAGTTCAAGCTGACCATCCTGCTGATCGAGCACCAGATGAGGGTGGTCATGGGGATTTGCGAACAGATCACGGTGATGGACTTTGGTCAAGTTATCGCACGCGGGAACGCAGACCAGGTTGCGAGCAACCCTCGCGTGATCGAGGCGTACCTGGGCAAGCAGGGCGGCAAGCCAGGCAGGAGGGACTAG
- a CDS encoding leucine/isoleucine/valine transporter permease subunit, which yields MQKTGFRFLGQSWRFWAVVVLIFLVAQWVIMPRMTEFRKTAWVMFPCIMAGLCLGLNLIFGFNGQFSLGQWGFYAIGAYTSAVITYRLGSRISLPIHGMTFQLPGFLQAIIPMSEVSLFHFDLGKAALLLGATLAGGLLAALISYAFGYVVLLRLGSDYFGIATLGFTIIVQNLLNNSDKVIPETKGARGMIGIPMLTSFFWVFIFLVFATVVMRNLIHSSVGRAIVSVREDEVAAQAMGIDVLKYKVLSFVLGSMLAGIAGALYAHLYAFLSPAYFGSEKSFDPLIIIVLGGLGNMTGTIIATFVWAVSLEGMRIWLPMGFEAWRLVIYPIALVLLMLFRPQGIMGRVELGFLKAPKWARKTRDAVSATGGGKEVNA from the coding sequence ATGCAGAAGACTGGCTTTCGTTTTCTGGGACAGAGTTGGCGTTTCTGGGCGGTGGTGGTCTTGATCTTCCTCGTCGCGCAGTGGGTGATCATGCCGCGGATGACCGAATTCCGCAAGACAGCCTGGGTTATGTTCCCCTGTATCATGGCTGGTCTGTGTCTCGGGCTGAATCTGATCTTTGGCTTCAACGGACAATTCTCGCTGGGACAGTGGGGCTTTTATGCCATTGGAGCGTATACGTCGGCCGTCATCACCTATCGGCTCGGCAGCCGCATCAGTCTGCCCATCCACGGTATGACCTTTCAGCTTCCTGGATTCCTTCAGGCGATCATTCCCATGTCCGAAGTTAGTCTCTTTCACTTTGACCTTGGTAAGGCCGCGCTGCTTCTGGGTGCCACGCTGGCCGGTGGTCTGCTGGCGGCTCTGATCAGCTATGCTTTCGGCTATGTCGTGCTGCTGCGCCTCGGCTCGGACTATTTTGGCATTGCCACCCTCGGTTTCACCATCATTGTGCAGAACCTGTTGAATAACTCGGACAAGGTGATACCAGAGACCAAGGGAGCCCGCGGGATGATCGGCATCCCAATGTTGACCTCCTTCTTCTGGGTGTTCATTTTCCTGGTATTTGCCACTGTGGTCATGCGGAACTTGATTCACTCGAGCGTGGGGCGAGCCATCGTCTCGGTGCGTGAGGATGAGGTCGCTGCTCAGGCCATGGGCATTGACGTCCTCAAGTACAAGGTGCTGTCATTTGTGCTGGGCAGCATGTTGGCAGGAATCGCCGGTGCACTGTATGCCCATCTGTACGCCTTTCTTTCACCGGCCTACTTTGGCTCTGAAAAGTCCTTTGATCCGCTGATTATTATCGTGCTGGGCGGTCTGGGCAACATGACTGGTACGATCATCGCCACCTTTGTCTGGGCGGTTAGTCTGGAAGGCATGCGCATCTGGCTGCCGATGGGCTTTGAAGCCTGGCGTCTCGTGATCTATCCCATTGCCCTGGTTCTGCTCATGCTGTTCAGGCCACAGGGGATCATGGGCAGGGTTGAACTGGGGTTCTTGAAGGCGCCCAAGTGGGCACGTAAGACGCGTGACGCTGTTTCAGCTACGGGTGGGGGCAAGGAGGTGAACGCATGA
- the braC_2 gene encoding Leucine-, isoleucine-, valine-, threonine-, and alanine-binding protein precursor, translating to MKGKYLSLVILLLVLSVVISGCKTGGGTTGKTVKIGILGPLTGAQTTFGEGNRNGALIAIEEWNAKGGPAGYKIQYVLGDSQCDPKAAADAAKKAVDEDKVQFIIGAVCSSETIPIGEYAATKKVPLISGTSTNAKVTVDDAGHVKKYSFRACFIDPFQGKVMAGFALKNLKAKTAAVVREVGNDYIIGLADEFVKAFEAGGGKVVVSESFVKEDTDFSAILAKVKDANPDVFFVPTYYDKVSLIGAQAKQKGITAVLLGGDGWDSADLDLAAVEGGYFSNHYHPGDTRQIVVDWVNKYKTKYGSVPDALATLGYDAASLMLAAIDKAGTTDPDKVVAALEGISFDAVSGHITYDQWHNPIKAAAVLKVSGGQVLYEATVAP from the coding sequence ATGAAGGGAAAGTATCTGTCATTGGTTATTCTCCTGCTTGTGCTCTCAGTGGTGATTAGCGGGTGCAAGACCGGTGGCGGAACCACCGGCAAGACGGTGAAAATCGGCATTCTTGGACCGCTCACCGGTGCCCAGACGACCTTTGGCGAAGGCAACCGAAACGGAGCCCTGATTGCCATCGAGGAGTGGAATGCCAAGGGCGGCCCCGCTGGGTACAAGATCCAGTACGTTCTCGGCGACTCGCAGTGCGACCCCAAGGCCGCTGCTGACGCCGCCAAGAAGGCCGTGGACGAAGACAAGGTCCAGTTCATCATTGGTGCAGTCTGCTCTAGCGAGACGATTCCGATTGGCGAGTATGCCGCAACCAAGAAAGTCCCGTTGATCAGCGGCACGTCCACCAACGCCAAGGTGACGGTCGACGACGCCGGGCACGTTAAGAAGTACTCTTTCCGCGCCTGCTTCATCGACCCCTTCCAGGGCAAGGTGATGGCCGGGTTTGCGCTCAAGAATCTGAAGGCCAAGACCGCTGCCGTGGTGCGCGAAGTGGGCAACGACTATATCATCGGTTTGGCGGACGAGTTCGTCAAGGCGTTCGAGGCTGGCGGCGGGAAGGTTGTGGTCTCCGAGTCTTTCGTGAAGGAAGACACTGATTTCTCGGCGATTCTGGCCAAGGTCAAGGATGCCAATCCCGATGTGTTTTTTGTGCCCACCTACTATGACAAGGTGAGCCTGATTGGCGCGCAGGCTAAGCAGAAGGGCATTACGGCTGTCCTGCTGGGCGGCGATGGTTGGGACTCGGCCGATCTTGATTTGGCAGCCGTCGAGGGCGGGTACTTCTCCAACCACTACCATCCTGGTGACACTCGCCAGATCGTTGTTGATTGGGTCAACAAGTACAAGACCAAGTACGGTAGCGTGCCAGATGCGCTGGCTACTCTGGGATACGACGCGGCGAGCCTGATGCTTGCGGCAATCGACAAGGCCGGCACCACAGATCCTGACAAGGTCGTGGCTGCGCTCGAGGGGATCTCTTTTGATGCGGTGTCAGGCCACATTACCTACGATCAGTGGCACAATCCGATCAAGGCAGCCGCTGTTCTCAAGGTGAGCGGCGGCCAAGTTCTGTACGAGGCTACGGTAGCGCCGTAA
- the livH gene encoding High-affinity branched-chain amino acid transport system permease protein LivH — protein MRKRLSHLVNSVRTNPIVYLVVAAILAWLAFRALQNPVLFVQFIVDGIRLGFVYALVALGYTMVYGIVRLINFAHGDIFMIGAFVAFFATTRFHWPFLVSMLVAMVICAFLAVVIERVAYKPLRDAPRISALITAVGISFFLEYFTALNFVFTPNFIVFAPQPLQFKSWTVLGVSFSNIMFVIVAVGSICLATLYYLVYRTKLGKAMRAVAWDKPTARLMGIDVDLVITFTFALGAALAGAGGMLYVVAYPQIRTFLGVMPGLKSFIAAVLGGIGSIPGAFIGALAIGMIETLAAGYLSSTLRDTIVFTVLILVLLYKPTGLFGEAAKEKA, from the coding sequence ATGCGGAAGCGGCTGAGTCATCTGGTCAATAGCGTGCGCACCAACCCGATTGTGTATCTGGTGGTGGCGGCCATCCTGGCCTGGCTGGCGTTTCGCGCCCTCCAGAATCCAGTGCTGTTTGTGCAGTTCATCGTCGATGGCATTCGCCTCGGCTTTGTCTATGCCCTGGTGGCTCTGGGTTATACCATGGTCTATGGCATTGTCCGGCTGATCAACTTTGCCCACGGCGACATCTTTATGATTGGTGCTTTTGTTGCCTTTTTCGCCACCACCCGCTTTCATTGGCCCTTTCTCGTAAGCATGTTGGTGGCGATGGTCATCTGCGCCTTTCTGGCTGTGGTGATCGAGCGGGTTGCCTACAAGCCCCTCCGAGATGCGCCTCGCATCTCGGCCCTGATCACTGCCGTCGGCATCTCCTTCTTCCTTGAATACTTCACGGCTCTAAACTTTGTCTTCACGCCCAACTTTATCGTCTTTGCCCCTCAGCCGCTCCAGTTCAAGAGCTGGACCGTTCTCGGGGTGAGCTTCTCCAACATCATGTTCGTGATCGTGGCTGTCGGTTCCATCTGCCTCGCCACGCTCTACTACCTGGTCTATCGCACCAAGTTGGGCAAGGCAATGAGGGCTGTCGCATGGGACAAGCCAACGGCGCGTTTGATGGGTATTGACGTAGATCTGGTCATCACTTTTACCTTTGCGTTGGGCGCAGCGCTCGCAGGTGCGGGCGGTATGCTCTACGTCGTGGCCTATCCTCAGATCCGCACCTTCCTGGGAGTGATGCCCGGACTCAAGTCATTCATTGCTGCGGTGCTGGGCGGCATTGGCAGCATTCCTGGCGCGTTCATTGGCGCACTGGCCATTGGGATGATCGAGACCCTGGCGGCTGGCTACCTCAGCTCGACTTTGCGCGACACCATAGTGTTCACAGTGCTCATTCTCGTCCTCCTGTACAAGCCGACCGGTCTGTTCGGCGAGGCAGCGAAGGAAAAGGCGTAG
- the htrA_3 gene encoding putative serine protease HtrA, translating to MTATSGRNLPGREVISNAMRGVVQIVALRQGFLGGMSPAWTGSGTIVHPSGLILTNCHVANPRAMGMSAPPADRLGIALTERSDQPPVLSYFAQVVAQSPEIDLAVLRIVAGVDGRQVSNLNLPYVPLGDSDDLELGDVLAILGYPGIGGDTITLTSGSVSGFSHEERLNVTRAWIKTDATISGGNSGGTAINGVGHLVGVPTQAAAGTGIQPVDARPVVDTNRDGQIDQRDTPMAIGGFINGLRPVNLASPLLQKAGLSTMRGASAALPPVQPAQPARTSPAPSPSAPAFRALVFSRDVTEDGRPIQPASLLPSGGTQLFASFEYSGLDSSMTFGEVWAWNGKTIAQKRGSWDAEASGRRTLSLMNQRGLPDGEYHLVLTLNNRVMAEGKAVIGMLAEDTDTQVSGQIVDAATNRGIANVLVLALKPGVRVQDFVRQQNKEQVVAKATTGNQGAFTFDRQLPKGQAYGLLVIARGYRDLAIDGALRITANAPEQAQLGPISLRRE from the coding sequence ATGACCGCTACCAGCGGACGTAACCTGCCCGGCCGTGAGGTAATCAGCAACGCCATGCGGGGAGTGGTGCAGATCGTAGCGCTGCGGCAGGGATTCCTGGGTGGCATGTCGCCGGCCTGGACCGGGTCCGGGACGATTGTGCATCCATCTGGTTTGATCCTCACCAACTGCCACGTGGCGAACCCGCGCGCCATGGGGATGTCCGCCCCACCGGCCGACCGATTAGGCATCGCCCTGACCGAGCGCTCTGATCAGCCCCCTGTGCTGTCCTACTTTGCACAGGTCGTGGCGCAGTCTCCGGAAATCGACCTCGCAGTTCTGCGAATCGTGGCTGGAGTCGATGGCCGCCAGGTGTCCAACCTGAACCTGCCCTACGTTCCCCTGGGCGATTCGGACGATCTGGAGCTTGGTGATGTTCTCGCCATCCTCGGCTACCCGGGTATCGGCGGCGATACGATCACTCTGACTAGCGGCAGCGTGTCCGGCTTTTCGCACGAGGAGAGGCTGAATGTGACCCGCGCCTGGATCAAGACCGATGCCACTATCTCCGGGGGGAACAGCGGGGGCACCGCGATCAATGGTGTCGGCCATCTGGTGGGCGTGCCAACGCAGGCGGCTGCCGGCACCGGCATCCAGCCGGTAGATGCGCGCCCCGTCGTTGATACCAACCGCGACGGGCAAATCGACCAGCGCGACACCCCGATGGCCATCGGCGGGTTTATCAATGGCTTGCGGCCGGTCAATCTCGCCTCCCCGCTGCTGCAAAAGGCAGGCCTGTCAACCATGCGAGGTGCGTCTGCAGCGCTGCCTCCGGTGCAGCCAGCGCAGCCAGCAAGGACCTCGCCAGCGCCGAGCCCGTCGGCTCCGGCCTTTCGTGCCCTGGTCTTTAGCCGCGACGTCACTGAGGACGGGCGACCCATCCAGCCAGCTTCGCTGCTCCCGTCAGGGGGTACCCAGCTCTTTGCCAGCTTCGAATACTCTGGCCTGGATAGCTCGATGACCTTTGGCGAGGTCTGGGCCTGGAACGGCAAGACCATTGCGCAGAAGCGCGGTTCGTGGGACGCAGAGGCCAGCGGGCGTCGGACACTTTCGCTGATGAACCAACGTGGCTTGCCTGATGGGGAGTATCACCTGGTGCTGACTCTCAATAACCGGGTTATGGCCGAAGGCAAGGCCGTCATCGGGATGCTTGCCGAAGACACCGACACCCAGGTGTCGGGTCAGATTGTCGATGCCGCGACCAATCGAGGCATCGCCAATGTGCTCGTTCTGGCGCTGAAACCGGGTGTGCGAGTGCAGGACTTTGTCAGGCAGCAGAACAAGGAGCAGGTAGTGGCCAAAGCGACCACGGGCAACCAGGGTGCCTTCACCTTCGACCGCCAGCTACCAAAGGGCCAGGCCTATGGACTGCTGGTGATCGCGCGTGGCTACCGCGACCTGGCCATAGATGGCGCTCTGCGTATCACCGCCAACGCACCGGAACAGGCACAACTCGGCCCCATCTCCCTGCGGCGCGAATAG